The genomic DNA aaaagttcttaagAATACCTGTCTTCCATCCAAGCAACACTGTACAAGTCACCCAAACAGGTCTCATACTCAGAAGGAGGACTAGGATCCTCTCCAGGACAATAAGTACCCCAGCTGCTTTCTACTGCATTCGATGCGGTTGTGGCATAAATGTTTAAACCCTCTGGTAAAAGGCCTTCAAAAATACTTCCAGACTCACAAGCCTCTAAATAAAACACCTGCATCCACGAGAATATGATCAAGCCAAATCACAAGCAGCTCACAAATAAAGCATTATCAGAAGAATCTTGTCAATGTACCAAGCTCTTATATGTTCCAGAagcatgttttttctttaagacATCATTTAGATCTTTTGCATATAGATATGGAGAAGTTGGCATCCCTGAACATAAACATAGAGACTCAAGTCATCAAACTTTTCTCAAAAACTTactttaagaagaaaaaaagggttGAACTTACCAAGCACTCCTGGGCCACCGTGATCgctataatatatgaaaatatgatcGTTTGGACCGCTATTTACAACTTTGCCACTTCCTCCTTTAAGAGCTTTTTTATTTCCAAGGATCACAGCAAATAAGTTATCAACATTGACTTCATCTCCAGTATAATCCTGCCACAAGCAAAACCCCAACAATTCAAATCACAAATCCGTTTCAAAAGATCCATAAACCGTAgctaaaaatctaaaacaaaatccaaagatTAAAAACCTTGGGAACTCCGTTATAGACATCCTCTCCATTAGGACTGTTAATAATAACTCCAGGCCTTGGATTCTCTTCGTGCTCTGCAATATCATCATACATAAACACTACAATATTCTCCTCTTTCACTCCACCTTTCTTTAGAAGCTGATACGCATGACAAACATCCGCCTGCAAAATTTTTACCAAATGATCAATTAGCCTTTACCAAACTAACTTGGGGGGGCTGACAAAAACTTCattgtttcaaaaaaagaaacaaaacagtaaCCAACCCTAAGATTCGAGTATTACAAGAACTTGTCGctcaaattgaaaaaaaaaaatgaaatggaCCTTGTAGACTAAACCAACTAGCAAAGATCGTATCAAATCCGAGAAATACCAAAACCGGCGCCGCGATTTCGTAATTTCGAAATTTCGATTAATGATCAACAGAAACGTAAGATTTAACCAGCATTGACTAAAAACAACTAGCCAACAAGATCATCAGCAATTTCGTAAATTTCGAAATGAGAGGATCACATCGATACCTGATGTCTATAATTCCAGTATCCGCTGGATCCGGCGACGAGAACAGCCCACCTAGTAGAACCATCGTCGTTCTCTTGAGTTGGTGGGCGGAAGAACTTAGAAGCTTGAGAAGGAAGTCGGATGATGTTATCGGAGGCGGCAGCGGCGACTAGAGAGATCAGGGAGAGGACGAGAAAGGAGACGGCGAGGGGGGTCATTGTGTGTTAGGAAGGTGACGTGGATAAGAATCTTGGGAGGCGGGTCCTCctatttataaacaataatgaATCTTTGATCTGATGCCAACCTAACGCCTGCCCCATTACTTGTTCTGTCTATACACGcaagtacaatttttttaatactagaGTTTTGATAAGTACAGATTattctgtttttattattaaaaaaaaatagattggtTTTGTTGAAGCCATAAATAAGATGTGATGTTTTTTTAGTTCTATAATAATACAGCAgtgaaaaaaattatcataattattattagaaaaaaaaaaagaagaagatatcactAATTTGTACTACCATGGCATTTCTTTACTTCCAAATACACAGTTGTGTGACAGCGGAATGTTGTTATCAatcaaagttttattatatatcaatCAAAGATTAGTATAtcattctttttaaattttgttttggtaaatttttgTCATATATGAATATAGTTATTAGGGTTAAACATAAATGAAGGAGAAAGAGTTACGAGAATTTTCTGACTTTTAAATCGGAAAATCCGATGAAAATTAACTATTAAATAACACCAAATCTGAAGAAAAGAAATGGTCCAATGTGTTTGAGTTAAATGAAATAGGATGTTACATTATTATCctcatttttatcatttttggACAACTCtatctttttgtttgcttctaATTAAAACCTAACACTAGCAATTAATTTACCAAATTAAGTTTCATCTTTGTCATTTGGTAAATTTTCACTTATGATTCTGAATTACGATTTGATTGCTAGAACTAGAACCATTCAAGGTTGGGGAAACATAAGATCCTTCCCCTTTTAATGATGAAAAAACGAaagttgttttgtttcattgcccaaaaaaaagggtaaagaaAAAGGCATTAGTTTGGGCTTTTGGGCACTAAATCATGCATATAAGTTTTGCCTTTTTTCACAGTGACATTTACTTTTTGGGCACTAAATCCTGAGTATAGCGTAAATGTCACCGTGAAGCTATCAGACTTAATTCGGTCACGATGATCCTTTTCCCCTAAATCGTCACAACTATGTATATCTTTGTTTATTAGTAGTGGAAAATGAGTCGGTCGGTTTATTAGTTTCGatgtagattttaaatttttgattgccACAATAGAAATTTTCAAGTCTattaatcatatcatattaaaactcaaagttaaatttgtttttaattaatctaataatttttttggccGGAATGAGTATGTTGTGTTTTCTAAAGATTCTATAATGTTCAAATAAGATTTTGGTCTTGTGCATTTGTTGTCATGTGTgcaaaaaataatactatttaaGTTTCTGATTTTGGGTTCAAGTTTTACAGGCATAAACTATTGTCAATTTCAGATTTTAggacttaaaaataaaactaaaattctgGTAACATAACTAAAAGGGTCACGTGATGCACCATAGGGACATGCCCAAAATCGGGCTAGTAAATAAAGCATTGTCACAGATTAATTAATAGAAGAAACAagtgtttttggaaaaatatgttGAAGTGTCGAACTGGCTCAAAAATTGTgagataaaatatttacttttttgttgttggacaACGCTACATCTTGTTTTAGACCGTgcctttgaagattatgagaaGAGTTTGATATCAAGTTCCAAAGACGAACTATGTTAAGTTTGAGATAATCTACTATGAAGAATGATTTGTTCTAACTAATACCGATTATAACAAAAATGGTTCGATAATCCAAAGTCCGAACCAGGAAGCACAAGTTGTATCAACAATtcgttgaaacttgaaacagataaagaccaaaattattaaacctaaatagacatattttattaaataaaaacctctaaagatttaaaaaaataaataaataaataaaataaataaaaaaaaaacttgaaacagatatatatatatatatataaatttaaaggaTTTATTTTTacgagaaataccctaaaatagtaCTAAAAAAGTTTTGTGgacaattatagcacacattctataaatttccaaaaatagcataatttaacacattaaaatatttaaaattaatttttagaattttgttttttagatttgggttctcaatttcacatttagggtatagttttgaggggtagagtttagtattttgaatatataatttaatttaagagattaattgatgctatttttggaattttaaaaatattgtgataagtttggaaaaaaacttatttttgtgttatttttgagaatctcctcTTATTTATCTAGCGTTtgtacgatttttttttctcaaaaaacaaaacgctgcgttttaacAAACTTATTAATACGATGTCGTttagtctgatttttttttttttttttaagtgaaaccgatgatatttatttagtttgataCCTTTTCTCCTCACTTGCTCTAAAGATTTCTCGAAATTTCTATGGCGAGATTGTTTTAGCCGAAGAGACGAGACGAGTTCCGATTTGGTAAAAAGATGTCGTGTACGCATGATCACAACTGCGAGGATCATGAGTGTTCCTCTGATTGGTCTCTCTACAAACACATTGATCTCTCCAAGGTCTCCCTCCCTCTCTCTATAATCATATGGTTTTTAAAATCTCCAATCATCACATTGAATCTGTAATTAGGCAGTTTAAGTTCTAGGTTAACGAATCCCAACAATTTAAAAGATTCCGATTGATGCTGGACTTGTGAGGTTTCTGATTTTTAGGGGTTTCAGATACAGAAACTATAAGAATTTTTGAGTTCATGTATGAATCAGTCTCTGGTTTTGTATCCTTAGCAAGAGTAGgtagttttttttaactagtTGTGTTGTATAAACTTGATCTCAGGTTACTGCTCTGAATGAATCTGTTTCCGGAAGTGCAAAATCAGTCTTCAAAGCTTGGGAACAGCGATTACTCTCTTCTGGGGTACTCTTAATATTCTTCActatctttttatgttttgcagAAACAAATGATAACCTTTTTTAGTTAATGATAACCTTTTTTAACTAGTTGTGTTGAGTACCACCACAAGCTAGTATGTGATCATTGTTAGGGAATACACTACTGTTCTTGCAACCTCAATCACTAGGCAACCTCCTTGTATGTGATAAGAACTAAGCCCCTACGATATTTTCCTGTACCTCACATACAAAATTAAGCCTTTTATGTGACTTGTGTTTATAATTCATTAACCAATATCATTTTATATGTTTCTTATAAAATGTGACTTATAAATTATACTCTATACCTCACATAAATTATACTCTGTGTATGATTTATGTCTAAAAGAACtggtgttgtttttttctttgtgtacaGGAGCACTTGGAGAGCAATGAGGGAGACCCTGAATTGCTTGTTTTTGTACCGTACGTTCAGCTCTTTGttgttccctttttttttttttccgaccTGTGAATTCAATTTTCTACCGATATTGTTGGTTTGCGTTTAGAAATATAGTGACTTCATATCATTGTTAACTTGACTGAAGCTTGGGAGAAACTAGATATAGTCTTACTACTGTGGAAATTATTAGTACTTTTGGATGGGCATTCATTTATTTCCATGTTGTCATGATTCTCGTAGATTCACATCAGACGTCAAGATCAAAAGCATATCAATCGTTGGTGGCCCTGAAGGAACAAGTCCTTCTAAGTTGAGAGTGTATG from Camelina sativa cultivar DH55 chromosome 7, Cs, whole genome shotgun sequence includes the following:
- the LOC104703124 gene encoding vacuolar-processing enzyme alpha-isozyme translates to MTPLAVSFLVLSLISLVAAAASDNIIRLPSQASKFFRPPTQENDDGSTRWAVLVAGSSGYWNYRHQADVCHAYQLLKKGGVKEENIVVFMYDDIAEHEENPRPGVIINSPNGEDVYNGVPKDYTGDEVNVDNLFAVILGNKKALKGGSGKVVNSGPNDHIFIYYSDHGGPGVLGMPTSPYLYAKDLNDVLKKKHASGTYKSLVFYLEACESGSIFEGLLPEGLNIYATTASNAVESSWGTYCPGEDPSPPSEYETCLGDLYSVAWMEDSDKHNLQTESLHQQYELVKKRTAGTGSSYGSHVLEFGDIGLSKEKLVLYMGTNPANENFTFVDENASLRPPSRVTNQRDADLVHFWDKYRKAPEGSARKVEAQKQVIEAMSHRLHVDNSVLLIGKLLFGLEGPEILNKVRPSGKPLVDDWDCLKSMVRAFERHCGSLSQYGIKHMRSIANICNAGIQMTQMEEAAMQACPSIPAGPWSSLHRGFSA